A single region of the Salipaludibacillus sp. LMS25 genome encodes:
- the aroA gene encoding 3-phosphoshikimate 1-carboxyvinyltransferase has product MTHTKSCKEENKLTKTVSPVKDGLTGSVTIPGDKSISHRAILFASLAEGDSKVYGFLKGEDCLSTIACMKQLGIEVVEEEDYIRVKGKGLNGLEEPEKPLDVGNSGTTIRLLSGILAGQDFSSVLVGDDSIAKRPMGRVTGPLKMMNTSIDGRRSAAYTPLHIRGGSLTSIHYLSPVASAQVKSAILLAGMFADGVTKVTEPHKSRDHTERMLQTFGVHVESNEFSASIESGQTLSAQTIYVPGDISSAAFMLVAGAIVPGSNITLRNVGMNPTRTGIIDVLEAMGADLTVENERYLGSEPVADLTIRYSQLSSCTISGDLIPRLIDEIPAIAVLATQADGTTIIKDAQELKVKESNRIDTVVSQLKKIGASVEPTEDGMIITGKTPLNGGTLQSFHDHRIGMAMALCGLIAAEPVSIKDSEAISVSYPEFFEQLTHLQGTN; this is encoded by the coding sequence ATGACACATACGAAGTCCTGTAAGGAGGAGAATAAGTTGACAAAAACGGTATCCCCTGTAAAAGATGGGTTAACAGGTTCTGTTACAATTCCAGGTGATAAATCTATTAGCCATCGAGCAATTCTCTTTGCATCACTGGCTGAAGGTGATTCAAAGGTATACGGATTTTTAAAAGGTGAAGATTGCTTAAGTACGATCGCGTGTATGAAGCAGCTAGGTATTGAGGTGGTGGAAGAAGAGGATTATATACGGGTAAAAGGAAAAGGGTTGAACGGTCTAGAAGAACCAGAGAAACCTTTAGATGTTGGAAACTCAGGAACAACGATTCGTTTACTTTCAGGTATTCTTGCCGGCCAAGACTTTTCATCAGTTCTTGTCGGAGACGATTCAATAGCAAAGCGTCCGATGGGAAGAGTGACAGGACCTTTAAAAATGATGAACACGTCAATTGACGGAAGAAGAAGCGCTGCTTATACGCCGCTTCATATACGAGGCGGAAGTTTAACTAGTATTCATTATCTTTCTCCTGTTGCCAGTGCACAAGTAAAATCTGCTATATTACTTGCGGGAATGTTTGCTGATGGTGTAACGAAAGTGACTGAGCCCCATAAGTCACGGGATCATACAGAACGGATGCTACAGACATTTGGTGTACACGTTGAGAGTAATGAATTTTCAGCATCAATAGAAAGTGGCCAAACACTTTCAGCACAAACTATTTACGTACCTGGAGATATCTCTTCAGCGGCATTTATGCTCGTGGCAGGAGCCATTGTTCCTGGAAGTAATATCACGTTAAGAAATGTTGGAATGAACCCTACTCGGACTGGGATTATTGATGTACTTGAAGCGATGGGAGCGGATTTAACTGTCGAGAATGAGCGGTATTTAGGAAGTGAACCGGTTGCAGACTTAACCATTCGCTACAGTCAATTGTCCTCTTGTACAATAAGCGGCGATCTCATTCCTCGTTTAATTGATGAGATCCCTGCAATAGCCGTTCTTGCAACGCAAGCTGATGGCACAACCATCATTAAAGATGCCCAGGAGCTTAAAGTGAAAGAATCAAATAGAATTGACACAGTGGTAAGTCAATTGAAAAAAATTGGTGCTTCTGTAGAACCTACAGAAGATGGTATGATCATTACTGGAAAAACACCTCTTAATGGCGGGACACTGCAAAGCTTTCATGACCATCGAATTGGGATGGCTATGGCACTTTGTGGCTTAATAGCGGCTGAACCTGTGTCAATAAAAGATTCAGAAGCTATTTCTGTCTCTTATCCTGAATTTTTCGAACAATTGACACACTTACAAGGAACTAACTAG
- a CDS encoding tetratricopeptide repeat protein gives MNEKLARAIQLIEQGQHEEGLKKVEEIGKEADDETKRTISELYYELGLVDKALSLLEPLMFKYPDNGELFAFAAECYSELGKEDEAIDMLTEIKYNDAAYVQAQLLLADLYEHQGLSEVAEQKLLEAIKNEPDNPVLQFGLGEFYLSRGEYRQAISYYKKAIYQGKLPDDLPVNPKLKLAEAYSATGEFEDAMVNYKEGLEDDETPDGLFGYGFTSLQIEDYETAITVFNRLIEIDPDYTTVYTYLAKAYVAEKKFSEALKVLEEGIKKDEFNEELYLELAKLQFSLGNNQKGVEFLEKVIALNPSNVSAVKELLFYFDDEEDYESLIELLAFLDDYGEFDPLFERYRGKALFEENDIEGAVKAYDIALESLIKDEILLEEAATVYLVAGNKERAVHLLEDFLLLQPHRFDIEERLVDLKREQV, from the coding sequence ATGAATGAAAAATTAGCGCGCGCCATCCAATTGATCGAACAAGGTCAACATGAGGAAGGTTTAAAAAAAGTAGAAGAAATAGGAAAAGAAGCGGATGATGAAACGAAACGAACAATTAGTGAATTATATTACGAATTAGGCCTAGTAGATAAAGCTCTATCATTATTGGAACCACTTATGTTTAAATACCCAGACAATGGGGAGCTTTTTGCCTTCGCAGCAGAATGCTATAGTGAACTAGGAAAAGAAGATGAAGCAATTGATATGCTCACCGAAATTAAATACAATGATGCGGCTTACGTACAGGCACAACTTCTCCTAGCAGATTTATATGAACATCAAGGTTTATCAGAAGTAGCAGAACAAAAACTGCTAGAAGCCATTAAAAATGAACCTGATAACCCAGTTCTTCAATTTGGTTTAGGGGAATTTTATTTAAGCCGTGGGGAATATAGACAGGCGATTTCATACTACAAAAAAGCGATTTATCAAGGGAAGCTTCCCGATGATCTACCAGTAAACCCAAAACTTAAATTGGCAGAAGCTTACAGCGCCACAGGTGAGTTTGAGGACGCGATGGTTAATTATAAGGAAGGACTTGAAGACGATGAAACACCTGATGGCTTATTCGGCTATGGTTTTACGTCACTCCAAATAGAAGATTATGAAACAGCGATAACTGTCTTTAATCGACTTATTGAGATAGATCCAGACTACACGACTGTCTACACGTATCTTGCAAAAGCCTATGTTGCTGAGAAAAAATTTTCCGAGGCTTTGAAAGTGCTAGAGGAAGGAATAAAAAAAGATGAGTTTAACGAGGAGTTGTATTTAGAATTAGCAAAACTACAGTTTTCGCTCGGAAATAATCAGAAAGGGGTTGAATTTTTAGAAAAAGTCATTGCTCTTAACCCATCAAATGTCTCTGCGGTAAAGGAGCTGCTTTTCTATTTTGATGACGAAGAGGATTATGAATCTCTCATAGAACTATTAGCATTTTTGGATGACTATGGTGAGTTTGATCCGTTATTTGAACGGTATAGAGGAAAAGCCTTATTTGAAGAAAATGATATTGAAGGGGCAGTGAAAGCTTATGATATCGCACTAGAATCATTAATTAAAGATGAGATACTGCTTGAAGAAGCGGCAACGGTGTATTTAGTAGCTGGTAATAAAGAGCGAGCTGTCCATTTATTAGAGGACTTTCTCTTGTTACAACCTCACCGCTTCGACATTGAAGAGCGACTTGTCGATTTAAAAAGAGAGCAAGTATGA
- a CDS encoding ReoY family proteolytic degradation factor, protein MTNSVPVMDKREFLKWFLESYQLKRRECAWLLNFLMSDDILMERVHFVEQAEHCPKALMISANDVDHVPFAFHKNQHVTMDAEKSFHDIRLNRNEDIFIQLNFKDKQMTPSYMAVLEENPYLPVNNEEENVNGLLAEIIIEESLRRHTIKKMEEEIDEALVMGNESKFYELAERYTQLKALD, encoded by the coding sequence ATGACAAATTCAGTTCCGGTTATGGATAAAAGGGAATTTTTAAAATGGTTTCTTGAGTCATATCAGCTTAAACGAAGAGAATGTGCTTGGCTTTTGAACTTTTTGATGAGTGATGATATTTTAATGGAGCGGGTACATTTCGTAGAGCAAGCTGAACATTGTCCAAAAGCACTCATGATCTCTGCAAATGACGTGGATCATGTTCCATTTGCTTTTCATAAAAATCAACATGTGACGATGGATGCAGAGAAATCATTTCATGACATTCGTTTAAATCGCAACGAGGACATTTTTATCCAATTGAATTTTAAGGATAAACAAATGACGCCATCATACATGGCAGTCCTTGAAGAAAACCCCTATTTACCAGTAAATAACGAAGAAGAAAATGTAAATGGCCTTTTAGCAGAAATCATAATTGAAGAATCTTTAAGAAGACATACTATAAAAAAAATGGAAGAAGAAATTGATGAAGCACTAGTGATGGGGAATGAATCTAAATTTTATGAGCTTGCAGAAAGATATACTCAGTTAAAAGCCCTTGATTAA